CGGCCAGCTGACCTCTGACGTCTGACATCCGACATCTGCCTTCTGGCTTCTGACCTCAGGCTTCCGGCTTCTGACCTCAGGCTTCCGGCTTCCGGCCTCCGGCTTCAGGCTTCCGGCCTCTGGCCTCAGTCCTTCAGCATTCAGCCTTCGCCTTATTCCAGTCCCCGGGCGGCGACGTCGTCTTCGTCCCAGCCGAGGTAATGGCCAAGTTCGTGCAAGTAGGTCGTCCGCACCTCGTCCTTGTACACTTCACGATCGCCCTCGGCGAAGTCCCAGAGGTTCTCCAGGTAAAGCTGGATCTGCGGCGGCATCGGGTTGTCGTGCGCCAGCTCGGTGCCGTGGGCATCGCCGGAGAACAAGCCGAGGATGTCGGGCTCGAAACCCTCCGCCAGCACGTCCGCCGCCGGCGTCGCCTCGTAGTGGACAGCCACCCCGCGCGCGACCTGCCGGATCTCGGGCGGCAGTTGACGTTGGGCGGCGCCGACCACGTCGACCGCGATCTGGGTGAGTTCGGCGAGTTTCACGGCGGCAGCGGCATTACTCGCGCAGTTCCTCGGCGACGTCGATCGCCTCGAACCTGCGGCCGAGCCACCATACGCCGAGGCACACCTCCGCCACCAAGACGAGGAGCACCGGAATCGCGGCGGCCGCAATCGCGACGGCCAGCGGCATCACGAACTGAAACAGCCAAAGCAGCCCGGCACCGACCCCCGCGGCCGGCAGGAGGACCAGGACCATCGTGAGCATCTGGGCGAAGAAATAGATCATGCGCTGCCCCATCACCT
The Opitutus sp. ER46 genome window above contains:
- a CDS encoding metallopeptidase family protein, with product MKLAELTQIAVDVVGAAQRQLPPEIRQVARGVAVHYEATPAADVLAEGFEPDILGLFSGDAHGTELAHDNPMPPQIQLYLENLWDFAEGDREVYKDEVRTTYLHELGHYLGWDEDDVAARGLE